In the genome of Phlebotomus papatasi isolate M1 chromosome 2, Ppap_2.1, whole genome shotgun sequence, one region contains:
- the LOC129804067 gene encoding pupal cuticle protein-like — protein sequence MKTFLLSFALIAVTGAVDPNVLKSLVGGGGDTADVRFSLSPLDGSYQYAYQTADGTAVSQSGVGGELAEGTARWVAPDGTPVELSYRADAGGYVATGSHVPQTPEYVYRALEWIRSHPSVEDVPYRNPYSNRPNQYRFPPAF from the exons ATGAAGACTTTT TTGCTTTCATTTGCCCTCATTGCTGTTACCGGAGCGGTAGATCCGAATGTTCTCAAATCTCTGGTCGGCGGCGGTGGTGATACTGCTGATGTTAGATTTTCTTTATCACCACTCGACGGTTCCTACCAATATGCATATCAAACCGCCGATGGAACAGCCGTTTCACAGTCTGGTGTTGGTGGAGAATTAGCCGAAGGAACTGCCCGTTGGGTGGCTCCTGATGGCACACCAGTTGAGTTGTCCTACCGTGCTGATGCTGGAGGATACGTCGCCACTGGAAGTCACGTCCCACAAACCCCAGAATATGTTTACCGTGCCCTCGAATGGATCCGTTCTCATCCATCCGTTGAGGATGTACCATACAGGAACCCATATTCAAACAGACCAAACCAATACCGGTTCCCCCCGGCATTCTAA
- the LOC129804068 gene encoding odorant receptor 4-like, with protein MYFFFEDFSSSMVPGTFILVAMITQVFILCFFSQLLENSSESIFQALYLTKWYDMDLKDQKNILLLMIIFKNSIKIDTFGFGAISIYTFVQICKAAGSYAMVMYTVFN; from the exons ATGTACTTCTTCTTCGAAGACTTTAGTTCCTCAATGGTCCCGGGGACATTTATCCTAGTCGCAATGATCACTCAAGTCTTCATTCTTTGCTTCTTCAGCCAATTGCTGGAAAATAGCTCAGAGAGCATCTTCCAGGCTCTCTATCTAACTAAATGGTACGACATGGACCTCAAGGACCAGAAAAATATACTTCTGCTCATGATAATCTTCAAGAACTCAATTAAAATTGATACATTTGGCTTTGGAGCAATTTCCATCTATACCTTTGTTCAG ATTTGCAAAGCTGCTGGATCTTATGCAATGGTTATGTACACGGTGTTCAATTGA